In Candidatus Bathyarchaeota archaeon, the following are encoded in one genomic region:
- a CDS encoding sugar phosphate nucleotidyltransferase, whose protein sequence is MKCVILAAGEGSRLFPITENRPKPMLAIGGIPIIDRVIECLRKNKIKELIMIIGHKKEIIQDYLKDGSSFGVNIEYVVQPNFLGTANALNLT, encoded by the coding sequence ATGAAATGTGTTATTCTAGCTGCTGGAGAGGGTTCACGTCTATTTCCGATTACTGAAAATAGACCCAAACCAATGCTCGCAATTGGTGGCATTCCCATTATAGACAGAGTTATTGAATGTCTAAGGAAAAATAAGATTAAAGAATTAATCATGATTATTGGACATAAGAAGGAGATTATCCAAGATTATCTAAAAGACGGCAGTAGTTTTGGTGTCAATATAGAATATGTGGTCCAGCCAAATTTTCTGGGTACAGCCAATGCCTTAAATCTTACT
- the glmM gene encoding phosphoglucosamine mutase: MKRLFGTSGIRGISNKDLTPLLTMEVGLAVATESENGKALIAYDTRTSNQMFLHAITAGMLSGGANVDVIGLTTTPVLAFLTKILKAEFGVMLTASHNPPEYNGIKLFDNEGIAYNEVRENRIADILHSKNFRFADWDKIGTSNYIEHEIDRYIEFILNTVEFDKTWQVAIDPGCGASSNIAPTIFEKLNFRFMSINSQPSGFFMGRPSEPSEGSLTDLSLITKKMGLDAGIAYDGDADRMAIIDEKGNLISMDKALAAYSSHLIEKEKGCIVVPIDTSMCVDEAVQEKGGKVLRTGIGDVKVAEAIKKHGAIFGGEVSGAWINPKFHLCPDGILSSILFLKAVEEDQRSVSSFISEINSYPILRTKANCPNESKQKTMKLVNEMLKKEFSNIKEIQTMDGLRISTESGWVLIRPSGTEPIIRIVSEANTMKIAKEYLRIGEQIVKKASKGKIK; encoded by the coding sequence TTGAAGAGATTATTTGGTACCTCTGGCATTCGTGGAATTTCAAACAAAGATTTAACACCTTTATTAACTATGGAAGTAGGTCTTGCTGTGGCCACTGAAAGTGAAAATGGGAAAGCACTAATAGCTTATGATACAAGAACCTCAAACCAAATGTTTCTCCATGCAATAACCGCAGGAATGTTGTCTGGAGGTGCAAATGTAGACGTAATAGGATTGACAACTACACCGGTACTGGCTTTTCTTACTAAAATTTTAAAAGCTGAATTTGGAGTCATGCTAACCGCAAGTCATAATCCACCAGAGTATAACGGAATAAAGCTTTTTGATAACGAAGGCATCGCCTATAATGAAGTTCGTGAAAATAGGATTGCAGACATTCTCCATTCAAAAAATTTTCGATTTGCAGATTGGGATAAGATTGGAACTAGTAATTATATAGAGCATGAAATCGATAGGTATATAGAATTTATATTAAATACAGTGGAATTCGACAAAACATGGCAAGTGGCGATCGATCCAGGTTGTGGAGCCTCGTCAAATATTGCTCCCACAATTTTTGAAAAATTAAATTTTAGATTTATGTCTATAAACTCTCAACCAAGCGGTTTTTTTATGGGCAGACCATCAGAACCATCTGAAGGCTCACTAACGGATCTATCCCTAATAACCAAAAAAATGGGGCTTGATGCTGGAATTGCCTACGATGGGGATGCTGATAGAATGGCTATTATAGACGAAAAAGGAAATTTGATATCTATGGATAAGGCCTTAGCTGCATATTCTTCTCATTTAATTGAAAAAGAGAAGGGCTGTATAGTTGTTCCTATAGATACTTCAATGTGTGTTGACGAAGCTGTTCAAGAAAAAGGTGGCAAAGTATTAAGGACCGGTATAGGTGATGTAAAAGTTGCTGAAGCAATCAAGAAACATGGAGCCATCTTCGGTGGTGAGGTCAGTGGTGCATGGATTAATCCCAAATTCCACTTATGTCCTGATGGGATTCTTTCTAGCATTCTTTTTCTTAAAGCAGTCGAAGAGGACCAGAGATCCGTTTCCAGTTTTATATCAGAAATTAATTCTTATCCAATTCTAAGGACAAAAGCCAATTGTCCAAATGAATCAAAACAAAAGACAATGAAGCTCGTAAATGAAATGCTTAAGAAAGAATTTTCAAATATAAAGGAAATTCAGACAATGGATGGTTTGCGAATCTCCACAGAATCTGGTTGGGTACTTATAAGACCGAGCGGAACTGAACCTATCATAAGAATAGTCTCCGAAGCAAATACTATGAAAATCGCTAAAGAATACTTAAGAATTGGAGAACAAATTGTAAAAAAAGCATCAAAAGGCAAGATAAAATGA
- a CDS encoding nucleotidyltransferase domain-containing protein produces MSKHKAELIDVKNRITLAREAATLLYRGLAKEYKQAKIMAAKNIGTKKLPDNFEIALELDKIAEEIEGPSRNLLIMEMREKALELMNTLKEYNPKLIGSVWRGTVTKNSDLDIIVYANDSNHVVKALKLCSNEIIDKRWVKVNLDQTIRSFLNIKVGLNNGKEAEIIVREIEDQDISEKCDTYGDLKTGLSREQLIKVLKKDPLKKFIPLRKSKVGHQ; encoded by the coding sequence TTGAGTAAGCATAAGGCCGAATTGATTGATGTTAAGAATAGGATAACGCTAGCAAGAGAAGCTGCTACGCTACTTTATAGAGGTCTTGCAAAGGAATATAAGCAAGCTAAGATTATGGCAGCAAAGAATATTGGAACAAAGAAACTCCCAGACAACTTTGAAATTGCTTTAGAACTTGATAAAATCGCAGAGGAGATCGAAGGTCCCTCAAGAAATTTGCTAATAATGGAGATGAGGGAAAAGGCTTTAGAATTAATGAATACACTGAAAGAATATAATCCGAAGCTTATAGGTAGTGTTTGGCGAGGTACAGTTACAAAGAATAGTGATCTAGACATTATTGTTTACGCAAATGATTCAAACCACGTTGTTAAGGCTCTAAAATTATGTAGTAATGAGATAATTGACAAGCGATGGGTCAAGGTAAATCTCGATCAAACTATCAGATCCTTCCTAAATATTAAAGTAGGATTAAATAATGGAAAAGAAGCTGAAATAATAGTTAGGGAAATAGAAGATCAAGATATATCAGAAAAATGTGATACATACGGGGACTTAAAAACAGGTCTATCTCGTGAGCAATTAATAAAGGTCCTTAAGAAAGATCCATTGAAAAAATTTATACCATTAAGAAAATCGAAAGTCGGACATCAATGA
- a CDS encoding 30S ribosomal protein S3ae, whose amino-acid sequence MSKASRRRVKDKWRLKEWYDIYTPPYFGEMNVSSIPCADPSKLIGRVVENTLYDITGDFSHQSIKLYFLVIKVEGTKASTILKGHEYSADYLRSLVRRGTGRIDCIYAVTTKDKFTTRISTVAFTRSRIKSSQQHAIRAVMRNTIEEKVKNLNYDQLCHEMILGSAAKAGIGSDIYNLAKKITPLRHVGVRKSKLISFPIRLMSKTEKGVKEAPPKAS is encoded by the coding sequence TTGTCTAAAGCTTCAAGAAGAAGGGTAAAAGACAAATGGAGACTAAAAGAATGGTATGATATATACACTCCGCCATACTTCGGTGAGATGAATGTATCAAGCATACCATGTGCCGATCCATCCAAACTAATTGGAAGAGTAGTGGAAAATACACTTTATGATATAACTGGTGATTTCTCTCATCAATCTATCAAACTTTATTTTCTTGTAATCAAAGTAGAGGGAACCAAAGCTAGTACTATATTAAAAGGCCATGAATATTCTGCAGACTACCTTAGAAGTTTAGTTAGGCGAGGAACAGGACGAATTGATTGTATATATGCGGTTACTACAAAAGATAAATTTACTACTAGAATATCTACAGTAGCTTTCACTCGCTCTAGAATAAAATCATCTCAACAGCATGCAATTAGAGCAGTAATGAGAAACACTATTGAAGAGAAAGTTAAGAATCTAAATTATGATCAGCTTTGCCATGAAATGATTTTAGGGAGTGCAGCTAAAGCAGGCATAGGATCCGACATATATAATCTAGCTAAAAAAATTACTCCTTTAAGGCATGTTGGTGTGAGAAAATCCAAATTAATAAGCTTCCCAATTCGATTAATGTCAAAAACTGAAAAGGGAGTTAAGGAAGCACCTCCAAAGGCATCATAA
- a CDS encoding serine--tRNA ligase (catalyzes a two-step reaction, first charging a serine molecule by linking its carboxyl group to the alpha-phosphate of ATP, followed by transfer of the aminoacyl-adenylate to its tRNA) — translation MREGIRLETESIITFSKDLDLAKKEIDKIIKDANKTILLKGIPKNLVQEGARIVQWRIDGKDLVLNIESGMHVRSYIAILRLKKLFSSLLGQQLKIGIRKIIANKITFRIPMITEPPETSLKELETSPFIKSLKIENDLLIIALSEMKEHELQRNVPDRVFNEIIEILEKEEEQVGTKEYLPIVKKSKPKKVKFSGEPMEAALEIGWVKEFPGKGQWIYTTPYAQLFGIIRELLITEVANKLGFQPFMLPKIIPLEVMKKMPGYLEDIPEGMYYVFPPPRDPEAFKNFKEKFKVTKEIPKQELKKALKDPEYVLAPAQCEPFWQFYGGEIFNIDDLPYKLYDCSGWTYRWEGGGVEGMVRLHEFQRIELTYLGTPEQIIQTRDNVLKECLRVADKLLDMEWRITAATPFWAKEGSVDFDVNDSKNVAAYDLEIYLPYRGDRESSEWLEIAGCFIHKSKFVDSFKIKEIKKRELWTGCTGLGITRWIAAFLATNGFDPDMWPSKIREKFEKDYKLPKALLWPKKSKNVE, via the coding sequence GTGCGAGAAGGAATTAGATTAGAAACTGAAAGCATAATTACATTCAGTAAAGATCTGGACTTGGCCAAAAAGGAAATTGACAAGATAATAAAGGACGCAAATAAAACAATATTATTGAAGGGAATACCCAAAAACCTTGTGCAAGAAGGCGCAAGAATAGTCCAATGGAGAATAGATGGAAAAGATTTAGTGTTAAATATCGAATCCGGCATGCATGTAAGATCTTACATTGCGATTCTGAGATTAAAGAAATTATTTTCTAGCTTACTAGGTCAACAATTAAAAATTGGAATTCGGAAAATAATCGCAAATAAAATAACCTTCAGAATCCCTATGATCACTGAACCGCCAGAAACTAGTCTAAAAGAATTAGAGACTTCTCCCTTTATCAAATCTTTGAAAATTGAGAATGATCTTTTGATTATTGCTTTGAGTGAAATGAAAGAGCACGAACTTCAGCGAAATGTACCTGATAGAGTTTTTAATGAGATTATAGAAATCCTTGAGAAAGAAGAAGAACAAGTTGGCACTAAAGAATATTTACCGATAGTAAAGAAGTCTAAACCGAAAAAAGTAAAGTTCTCTGGAGAACCAATGGAGGCCGCATTGGAAATAGGTTGGGTAAAAGAATTTCCTGGAAAAGGACAGTGGATATACACCACACCTTATGCCCAGCTTTTTGGGATTATTAGAGAACTTTTAATTACAGAGGTTGCAAATAAGTTAGGATTTCAACCATTCATGTTGCCTAAAATAATCCCTCTTGAAGTTATGAAAAAAATGCCCGGGTATTTAGAAGACATTCCTGAGGGAATGTATTATGTATTCCCTCCCCCTAGAGATCCAGAGGCTTTCAAAAATTTTAAAGAAAAATTCAAAGTAACTAAAGAGATTCCTAAGCAAGAATTGAAAAAAGCTTTAAAAGATCCGGAATATGTCCTTGCCCCGGCTCAATGTGAGCCCTTTTGGCAATTCTACGGTGGAGAGATTTTTAACATTGATGACCTTCCTTACAAACTTTATGATTGTTCTGGGTGGACATATCGTTGGGAGGGCGGAGGTGTTGAAGGGATGGTCAGATTACATGAGTTTCAGCGAATAGAACTCACATATTTAGGCACTCCTGAGCAAATCATCCAGACAAGAGACAATGTGCTTAAAGAATGCCTTAGAGTGGCAGATAAACTATTGGATATGGAATGGAGAATAACAGCAGCCACTCCATTCTGGGCAAAAGAGGGAAGTGTGGACTTTGATGTTAATGATAGTAAAAATGTTGCAGCTTATGATCTGGAGATATATTTACCTTATCGGGGAGACAGAGAAAGCAGTGAATGGTTAGAGATAGCTGGATGTTTCATCCATAAATCGAAATTTGTCGATAGTTTCAAAATTAAAGAAATCAAGAAAAGAGAACTTTGGACTGGATGTACGGGATTGGGAATTACGAGGTGGATTGCAGCTTTTCTTGCTACAAATGGATTTGATCCTGATATGTGGCCTAGCAAAATAAGAGAAAAATTTGAAAAAGATTATAAGCTTCCAAAAGCTTTACTATGGCCCAAGAAATCTAAAAATGTGGAATAA
- a CDS encoding KEOPS complex subunit Pcc1 → MKIRIIIVYENKEIANSIVKALLPDDRNAPPTLKLKTWSEGTKLNSEIECKGRFETFMSTIDDMLASIQVAEKNLEIIK, encoded by the coding sequence TTGAAAATCAGGATAATTATAGTCTATGAAAATAAGGAAATAGCCAACTCAATTGTGAAAGCTTTATTGCCTGATGATAGAAACGCGCCCCCAACGTTAAAACTTAAAACATGGAGTGAAGGAACGAAATTGAATTCTGAAATTGAATGCAAGGGAAGATTTGAAACGTTTATGTCTACAATAGATGATATGTTAGCATCTATACAAGTAGCTGAAAAAAATTTGGAAATTATAAAATAA
- a CDS encoding DHH family phosphoesterase, with the protein MSENNQTSFFSLTAEVAKIILDEVEENKKFLIASHFDADGLSAASILGKALIRTNATIHIKILEKLNEDIIEELSRIKADFLIFSDVGSGYFSILPKAIGSRKALVLDHHQPESIETIPDNILHVNPHLHQIDGTTEISGSGISYFVAKSINEKNVDLSALAIVGALGDIQDKGDKHSLFSLNGKIVEDGVNANYIKVEKDLIFFGRETRPIHKAIAYTTNPFLPGLSGEEDKCLALLKSAEISLKDGDKWRSVVDLSQKEKQVLLSKIIEYLSSKGFSGNVTLDLIGNAYTLLKEEKWTPSRDAREFASLLNACGRMRKSSLAVAFCLGERNGVAEDIKNILSEYRQTLANLMNLINENKDKVEDKGKVFVIHGEGIINENMTGAISTILSLSNQNIERATLVLTNTQENTIKISGRASRLILDKGINLGKILHILAEKYEGVGGGHDVAAGAEIPRENKTNFLNEFNEMILKQTGSD; encoded by the coding sequence ATGTCTGAAAATAATCAAACATCCTTCTTTTCATTAACAGCAGAAGTTGCAAAAATAATTCTGGATGAAGTTGAAGAAAATAAAAAATTTCTAATAGCATCACATTTTGATGCTGATGGCCTTTCAGCTGCTTCCATTCTTGGTAAGGCACTTATTAGAACAAATGCGACTATTCACATAAAGATATTAGAAAAATTAAATGAAGATATAATAGAAGAATTATCTAGGATAAAAGCCGATTTTCTAATATTTTCAGATGTTGGTAGCGGTTATTTTAGTATACTGCCAAAAGCTATCGGTTCACGTAAGGCTTTAGTACTTGATCATCACCAACCCGAGTCTATTGAGACAATTCCAGACAATATTCTACATGTTAACCCGCATTTACATCAAATAGATGGAACTACAGAAATAAGTGGCTCGGGAATATCATATTTCGTTGCAAAATCGATCAATGAAAAAAATGTAGATTTATCAGCCCTTGCAATTGTAGGCGCTTTGGGCGATATTCAAGACAAAGGCGATAAGCATAGCCTGTTTAGTCTAAACGGGAAAATAGTCGAGGATGGTGTAAATGCAAATTATATTAAAGTCGAAAAAGACCTTATTTTCTTTGGTAGGGAAACTCGACCAATTCATAAAGCTATTGCGTATACAACAAATCCTTTTCTTCCTGGACTTAGTGGAGAGGAAGATAAATGTTTAGCTCTTCTTAAATCTGCAGAAATTTCACTCAAAGATGGGGATAAATGGAGAAGTGTTGTTGATCTCTCGCAAAAAGAAAAACAAGTATTATTGTCTAAGATTATAGAATATCTTTCATCGAAAGGGTTCTCTGGAAATGTTACCTTGGACCTTATTGGAAATGCATATACTCTTTTAAAAGAGGAAAAGTGGACTCCAAGTAGAGACGCTCGAGAATTCGCTTCGTTATTGAATGCTTGTGGAAGAATGCGGAAATCTTCCTTAGCTGTGGCATTCTGTCTTGGTGAACGGAATGGTGTTGCTGAGGATATTAAAAACATACTTTCAGAATATAGACAGACATTAGCCAACCTTATGAATCTAATTAATGAAAATAAGGATAAAGTTGAGGATAAAGGAAAAGTGTTTGTAATTCATGGGGAAGGCATTATTAATGAGAATATGACAGGAGCAATATCTACAATTCTGTCTCTTTCAAATCAAAATATTGAGAGAGCGACTTTGGTACTGACAAATACACAAGAAAACACCATAAAGATATCTGGAAGAGCGTCTCGCTTGATTTTAGATAAAGGTATCAATTTAGGAAAAATTTTGCATATATTGGCTGAGAAGTATGAAGGAGTAGGTGGCGGCCATGATGTGGCTGCAGGAGCAGAAATACCTAGGGAGAATAAAACGAATTTCTTAAATGAATTTAATGAAATGATTCTCAAACAAACCGGCAGTGATTGA
- a CDS encoding 30S ribosomal protein S15, producing MARLYARKRGKSGSTRPISKKVPSWCKYQPEEVESLVLKLAKQGNSPSSIGMILRDQYGIPLVKSIIGKNISEIITKSGMEMKIPEDLDALLKRANRMRKHLEKNRQDSHNKQAITLVESKVHRLAGYYKSKGKLPKDWKYVPAVASVE from the coding sequence TTGGCAAGATTATATGCTAGGAAAAGAGGAAAATCGGGTTCGACTAGACCTATTAGTAAGAAAGTACCTTCATGGTGTAAATACCAACCTGAAGAAGTAGAGTCTTTGGTTCTCAAACTTGCTAAACAAGGAAACAGTCCAAGCAGTATCGGGATGATTCTAAGAGATCAGTATGGAATACCACTTGTTAAATCAATTATTGGAAAGAATATCTCTGAAATTATAACCAAATCTGGAATGGAAATGAAGATCCCTGAAGATTTGGACGCATTATTAAAAAGGGCAAATCGAATGAGAAAACACCTTGAAAAAAATCGGCAAGACTCTCATAATAAACAAGCAATAACATTAGTAGAATCGAAAGTTCACAGATTAGCAGGTTACTATAAATCCAAAGGAAAGCTTCCAAAGGATTGGAAATATGTGCCTGCTGTTGCATCTGTTGAATAA
- a CDS encoding DUF2208 domain-containing protein has translation MTNDKEVLYNAEVTQLKSADKGRRILRTVLIFIFELGFLFFISYFLGFVFAIIFFIISVVIFIPSPMLITPSNYRVMKNCVQIESGKLIPFKKGYKASMNEDRSYVSILHPRRGELIRLYTNEPSKLLGTLRRDANLI, from the coding sequence TTGACAAATGATAAAGAGGTACTATATAATGCCGAAGTTACTCAATTGAAATCTGCAGATAAAGGTAGAAGAATCTTGAGAACTGTACTCATATTCATATTTGAGCTTGGCTTTTTATTCTTTATTTCTTATTTCCTGGGATTTGTTTTTGCGATAATTTTCTTTATAATATCGGTGGTAATCTTCATTCCATCACCCATGCTGATAACACCAAGCAATTATAGAGTAATGAAGAATTGCGTTCAAATTGAAAGTGGGAAATTAATACCATTTAAGAAAGGCTATAAGGCCAGTATGAATGAAGACAGGAGTTATGTTTCAATACTGCATCCTAGAAGAGGAGAATTAATTCGATTATACACAAATGAACCTAGTAAATTATTAGGTACTCTACGAAGAGACGCTAACCTAATATAA
- the pheA gene encoding prephenate dehydratase, with the protein MVNLKVAFLGPSGTFCEQAALIFFKSKDISLIDCKGMHEIFKKVENKKADYGVVPVENSTEGSVNIALDLLSESELYIFGEIEERVSQNIIADTSMNLMDIQIVYSHPQALAQCRDFIEKNLPEAELRETSSTATAVKDVKGEKNAAAIGSDLAAKVYEMKVLAKRIEDNKNNFTRFIVLAKNDGEPTGNDRTSIIFSVKHIPGALHDALSIFANRKINLTKIESRPNKNKPWEYLFFCDFEGHKNDEILQEALDELKQKAIFLKVLGSYPRFVRK; encoded by the coding sequence ATGGTTAATTTAAAAGTGGCATTTCTTGGTCCATCTGGTACTTTTTGTGAACAAGCTGCTCTGATTTTTTTCAAGTCTAAAGATATCTCTCTTATAGATTGCAAAGGCATGCATGAGATCTTCAAAAAAGTCGAAAATAAAAAAGCTGATTATGGAGTCGTACCTGTTGAAAACTCTACCGAAGGCTCAGTTAATATAGCTTTAGATTTACTTTCTGAGTCAGAACTCTACATATTCGGTGAGATAGAAGAACGTGTTAGTCAAAATATAATTGCAGATACCAGTATGAATTTAATGGATATTCAAATCGTATATTCACATCCACAGGCATTGGCTCAATGTAGAGATTTTATCGAAAAAAATCTACCCGAAGCTGAATTAAGAGAGACAAGTAGTACAGCTACTGCGGTGAAAGATGTAAAAGGGGAAAAGAATGCGGCTGCGATAGGTAGCGATTTAGCAGCCAAAGTCTATGAAATGAAGGTATTGGCAAAAAGAATAGAAGATAACAAAAACAATTTTACTAGATTTATAGTGTTGGCAAAAAATGACGGAGAGCCTACAGGCAATGATAGAACTTCAATAATCTTCTCAGTCAAACATATCCCTGGAGCACTACATGATGCGTTAAGCATATTTGCAAATAGAAAAATCAATTTAACTAAGATCGAATCGAGGCCTAATAAAAACAAACCTTGGGAGTATCTTTTCTTTTGTGATTTTGAAGGACATAAAAATGATGAAATCTTACAAGAGGCACTTGATGAGTTAAAGCAAAAAGCTATATTTCTAAAAGTTCTCGGATCTTATCCTCGATTTGTCAGAAAATAA
- the hisD gene encoding histidinol dehydrogenase translates to MKILKGREFKTKFLGKLIKRYSKYPQSVESIVQKIAEDIKRNGNKALFNYIKKYDNVVLDIDKLKVTDTEIKQAYGEINNAKIKAIKVASSNIYEFHKIQKARLEFKTKTDDAYLGQIVRPIDSVGIYSPGGRNPYPSSILMCAIPAKVAEVKKIIACTPPNINGGIDPTILVAADQAGVNQIYKVGGAQAIAAMAYGTESIPAVDRIVGPGNIYVTAAKSYVSRDVAIDFPAGPTELVIIADETANSKFIASDILAQAEHDPNSIVILMILSEKVANEVKTNIEEQKKDLSRKEIIESSLSKNGFIIIVEDLAEAISLSNDIAPEHLEIFTCKPYQLLSKVQNAGAIFLGEYSPVALGDYTIGTNHVLPTGGWARVYSGLSIRDFMKTISFVNCSPKSLEELADETITMSEMEGLDAHSYSIKARRRKV, encoded by the coding sequence TTGAAAATCCTAAAAGGGAGAGAGTTTAAAACAAAATTTTTGGGTAAGCTTATTAAAAGATATTCAAAATATCCGCAATCAGTTGAGTCTATTGTCCAGAAAATCGCTGAAGATATAAAACGTAATGGGAATAAAGCCCTTTTTAATTATATCAAAAAATATGACAATGTAGTTTTAGATATTGATAAATTAAAAGTGACTGATACTGAGATTAAGCAAGCTTATGGTGAAATTAATAATGCTAAGATAAAGGCCATAAAAGTTGCATCAAGCAATATATATGAATTTCATAAAATTCAAAAAGCTAGATTAGAATTTAAGACGAAAACAGATGATGCCTATCTAGGCCAAATTGTAAGACCGATAGACTCTGTGGGCATCTATTCGCCTGGAGGTAGAAATCCATATCCTTCTTCAATTCTAATGTGTGCCATTCCAGCTAAGGTAGCTGAAGTCAAAAAAATAATTGCTTGTACTCCTCCAAACATAAATGGAGGGATCGACCCAACTATATTAGTAGCTGCGGATCAAGCCGGCGTAAATCAAATCTACAAAGTAGGGGGAGCTCAGGCTATAGCCGCTATGGCTTATGGTACTGAATCAATACCTGCAGTTGACAGAATTGTAGGGCCTGGAAACATATATGTAACTGCTGCTAAATCGTATGTTAGCCGTGATGTAGCAATAGACTTTCCAGCTGGACCTACTGAATTAGTCATAATTGCTGATGAAACTGCAAATTCCAAATTTATTGCTTCCGATATACTTGCTCAAGCAGAACATGATCCGAATTCTATTGTCATACTTATGATTCTATCAGAAAAGGTAGCTAATGAAGTTAAGACTAATATCGAAGAGCAGAAAAAGGATCTCTCGCGTAAAGAGATAATTGAGAGTTCATTAAGTAAGAATGGATTCATTATTATAGTCGAAGATTTAGCAGAGGCCATATCATTATCTAACGACATTGCTCCTGAACATTTGGAAATTTTTACTTGTAAACCTTATCAATTGCTCAGCAAAGTTCAAAATGCTGGAGCCATTTTCTTAGGTGAATATTCACCAGTAGCACTTGGAGATTACACTATAGGAACGAATCATGTTCTTCCTACTGGCGGATGGGCAAGAGTATATTCAGGTTTATCGATTCGTGATTTTATGAAAACAATAAGTTTTGTAAATTGCTCTCCAAAATCGTTAGAGGAATTAGCGGATGAAACGATCACAATGTCAGAAATGGAAGGGTTAGATGCACACTCATATTCCATCAAGGCAAGGAGA